In the Nilaparvata lugens isolate BPH chromosome 9, ASM1435652v1, whole genome shotgun sequence genome, one interval contains:
- the LOC120353072 gene encoding uncharacterized protein LOC120353072: protein MSSGRDLQQMLEMSAEHLQSSTSWFLANRFQLNANKTQHVICSLSRNLPGDQDPVKLLGFVLDNKLNWTSHIQHVTTRLSRICFLLLKLRGHVTEAYLVMVYHALFHCHVSPLMWGHSAKFVDILKLQKRAARIIIITASDYCAHCKPLFVRLGILPLRTSLSNVCQEEPAVHVDSD from the exons ATGTCATCTGGCCGTGACCTTCAGCAGATGTTGGAGATGTCAGCTGAACATCTGCAGTCTTCAACTTCATGGTTCCTGGCAAACCGATTCCAGTTGAATGCAAACAAGACCCAGCATGTCATCTGCAGCTTGTCAAGAAACCTTCCTGGTGATCAAGACCCTGTCAAGCTGTTGGGTTTTGTTCTGGACAATAAACTCAACTGGACCAGCCATATTCAGCATGTGACCACAAGACTGTCCAGAATTTGTTTTCTGCTGCTGAAGCTGAGAGGTCATGTGACTGAGGCCTATTTAGTCATGGTGTATCACGCGCTCTTCCACTGTCACGTTTCCCCACTcatgtggggtcattcagcaaAGTTTGTGGACATACTGAAGCTGCAAAAACGGGCTGCccgaatcatcatcatcaccgcTAGCGATTATTGCGCACACTGCAAGCCCCTTTTTGTTAGACTTGGTATTCTGCCACTTCGTACTTCTCT GTCTAATGTATGTCAAGAAGAACCAGCAGTACATGTTGACTCGGACTGA